In Candidatus Nomurabacteria bacterium, the following proteins share a genomic window:
- the infC gene encoding translation initiation factor IF-3, which translates to MPDVGTAKISSSQGTSQLKLDYYSLSQIFLSKPYTNYNKNRTRINQAIRAEELRVVGPEGENLGVLSVPEALKEAESRNLDLIEISPNATPPVAKIMDFGKYRYQTGRKAREVKAKSHVTETKSVQVKIGTGEHDQQLKAKRVAEWLEEGHRVKIDLFLWGRYKYMEENFLKERLDRFLKIIPAEYKVADEIKKSPKGFTITLERMAGQKGGNSKPVLKADTKKEVTNKEKIVGKSKKKSLDDLLEGGMI; encoded by the coding sequence TTGCCTGACGTTGGTACTGCAAAAATCAGTAGTTCACAAGGCACATCTCAGTTAAAGCTAGATTATTATTCATTAAGCCAAATTTTCTTGTCAAAACCTTACACCAATTACAACAAAAATAGAACTCGTATCAATCAGGCTATTAGAGCTGAAGAATTGCGAGTCGTTGGACCCGAAGGTGAAAACTTGGGTGTTTTGAGTGTGCCGGAAGCGTTAAAAGAAGCCGAGTCACGCAATTTGGACCTTATTGAAATTTCTCCAAACGCGACTCCTCCAGTGGCTAAAATTATGGATTTTGGTAAATACCGCTATCAAACCGGCCGAAAAGCTCGTGAAGTAAAGGCCAAGTCCCATGTCACAGAGACCAAGAGTGTTCAAGTCAAAATTGGTACTGGTGAACACGATCAACAACTAAAAGCTAAACGGGTGGCAGAGTGGCTAGAAGAGGGACACAGAGTAAAAATAGATCTCTTCCTCTGGGGTCGCTACAAATATATGGAAGAAAACTTCCTCAAAGAGCGTTTAGACAGATTTTTAAAGATAATTCCAGCCGAATATAAAGTAGCCGACGAAATAAAAAAAAGTCCTAAAGGTTTCACTATCACACTCGAAAGAATGGCTGGGCAAAAAGGTGGTAATAGTAAACCGGTCCTAAAAGCTGATACTAAAAAAGAAGTTACTAACAAGGAAAAAATTGTTGGAAAATCAAAGAAAAAGAGCCTGGACGACCTACTTGAGGGTGGGATGATTTAA
- a CDS encoding 50S ribosomal protein L35 has protein sequence MKTNKSFTKRIKVTKNGKLVARKPGQNHFNARQSGQQRLRRKRAQTLTLSKRITRRFLPKTGA, from the coding sequence ATGAAGACAAATAAATCATTCACAAAAAGAATAAAAGTGACAAAAAATGGTAAGTTAGTGGCTCGTAAACCCGGACAAAACCACTTCAACGCTCGCCAGAGCGGACAGCAGCGCCTGCGCCGCAAACGCGCCCAGACTCTTACCCTTAGTAAGCGTATTACTCGCCGTTTTCTACCAAAGACCGGTGCGTAA
- the rplT gene encoding 50S ribosomal protein L20 — MARVKGGLMAQKRRRNILDEVKGYRLQRSKKKRVAREAIYHAQLHAFAHRKDRKNDFRRLWTVRINAALMALGLKYSRFIKQLKDKNVELDRKVLATIAKDRPEAFARIVENVK; from the coding sequence ATGGCACGAGTAAAAGGAGGCCTAATGGCCCAGAAAAGACGACGCAATATTCTTGATGAAGTTAAAGGCTATCGTCTACAACGATCAAAGAAAAAGCGAGTAGCCCGCGAAGCTATCTATCATGCACAGCTACACGCTTTTGCCCACCGTAAGGATAGAAAGAATGATTTTCGTCGCCTTTGGACAGTTCGTATCAACGCCGCTTTGATGGCTCTTGGTCTAAAATATAGCCGTTTTATAAAGCAACTTAAGGACAAAAATGTTGAACTAGACCGTAAGGTTCTAGCCACTATCGCAAAAGACCGACCAGAAGCTTTTGCAAGAATTGTAGAGAACGTTAAGTAA
- a CDS encoding SET domain-containing protein — MENIDVNVKKTNTGLGLFANRDFKKGDFIIEYTGEKISEDEANRRGGKYLFELNDEWTIDAKGRENLARYINHSCKPNSKPEIDDKEEHIFIYATKKIKVGDEITYNYGKWYLDEIIGRANCQCTACLAKRSEKGS; from the coding sequence ATGGAAAACATAGACGTAAATGTAAAGAAAACAAACACTGGTCTTGGTTTATTTGCTAATCGAGATTTTAAAAAAGGTGATTTTATTATTGAGTATACCGGTGAAAAAATTTCTGAAGACGAAGCCAACCGACGTGGCGGTAAATATCTATTCGAGCTTAATGACGAATGGACAATTGATGCTAAGGGCCGGGAAAACTTGGCTCGTTATATAAACCATTCCTGTAAACCAAACAGCAAACCAGAAATAGACGACAAGGAGGAACACATCTTTATATACGCTACTAAAAAAATTAAAGTTGGAGATGAAATTACTTACAACTACGGCAAGTGGTATTTGGATGAAATCATTGGTCGAGCTAATTGTCAGTGCACTGCCTGTTTAGCTAAAAGATCTGAGAAGGGCTCGTAA
- a CDS encoding right-handed parallel beta-helix repeat-containing protein has protein sequence MPKEGIMIEGFSGTQTAGNDNLIEGVTVHNNGLSGIHVFSPYDEYPYGAFGSRNVIRNCTVYRNSDYTGDPTSGGNADGIKISSGDSNRVENCISYENSDDGIDAWRSTNTYFGYNISYGNGINNPGHDGNGIKAGGISAITNGTIVERNLIYNNLGYGGIIHNNGKDLTFINNTVWNNANYSIAHSKEVVSRNNIAVGQLGPSNPAVATNNSWQRSGTVEFISTNPSSPDFLRPTVGGGFEDIGVYAQ, from the coding sequence ATGCCAAAAGAAGGTATAATGATTGAAGGTTTTTCTGGAACCCAAACAGCTGGTAACGACAATTTAATTGAGGGAGTTACCGTGCATAATAATGGATTGTCTGGAATACATGTATTTAGTCCTTACGATGAATATCCATATGGTGCCTTTGGCTCACGAAATGTTATACGAAATTGTACAGTCTATAGAAATTCTGATTATACTGGTGATCCTACTAGTGGCGGTAATGCAGATGGTATTAAGATATCTAGTGGTGATTCAAACCGTGTCGAAAACTGCATAAGCTATGAAAACTCTGACGACGGAATTGATGCGTGGCGATCTACTAATACTTACTTTGGTTATAATATTTCCTATGGAAACGGTATCAATAACCCAGGTCATGATGGTAATGGTATAAAGGCTGGCGGCATATCAGCGATTACTAATGGAACAATTGTCGAGAGAAACCTAATTTATAATAACCTAGGTTATGGTGGTATTATTCATAACAATGGTAAGGATCTGACATTTATAAATAATACTGTATGGAATAATGCGAATTATAGTATTGCTCATTCAAAAGAGGTGGTTAGTCGCAACAATATAGCTGTTGGACAGTTAGGGCCTAGTAATCCAGCGGTAGCTACCAACAACTCCTGGCAACGCTCCGGCACCGTAGAGTTCATCAGTACCAACCCAAGCTCACCAGACTTCCTAAGACCAACCGTCGGGGGAGGGTTTGAGGATATTGGGGTGTATGCGCAGTAG
- a CDS encoding phosphoketolase family protein codes for MNRVLEKYIRAADYLSAAQIYLRDNFLLKEPLKREHIKPRLLGHWGTCPGINFTYAHLNRAIIEHDLQMMFVLGPGHGFPAVQANLFLEGTLSKYYSDITKDSNGIAEIVGRFSWPYGFPSHSNPEAPGVILEGGELGYSLSTSYGAVLDNPDLIVACLVGDGEAETGPIATAWHLNKLIDPATNGAVLPILHLNGYKISGPTFFGRMNNEELEALFRGYGYEPHFVDAYTDEDVHETMKDTLDRAVSAIRFTQHCAREGSLHDNPRWPMIILRTPKGWHSIAQIRDKKIEDNHYSHQVIADGALHNEEEFELLENWLRSYNFNELFDGEKFDSDIESLIPRSDRRMGDNKHAFGGDPYYQPLNLPQLTDYAVSATCSLDDPICGEVSSMEKIGAYLRDTMRNNEANRNLRLFSPDETYSNKLQAVFEYTNRTFVWPHKDWDRNLSRDGRVMEMLSEHSLQGLLQGYVLTGRHGVFASYEAFIQIVSSMADQYAKFLKIAREVSWRGTISSLNYILTSTGWRQEHNGFSHQNPGFIDGVLQRQGCFTNVYFPADANTALATFRQMLQSTKEINVLVCAKRPLPIWRTVEEAEKDVREGISIWDFASDDDPHVVLAAAGDYPTQEVLAAISIVRRELPDLRMRFVSITSLSALGMGNSECRILAHSFEDYFTEDKPIIINFHGYPQTMKQVLFDYGCDAGRVRVHGYEESGSTTTAFDMMVRNRVDRFHLAMEIYAQAAHQEVTDEETARRLTDSLHDKLAEHRTYIIEHGDDPIEIANWVWHSR; via the coding sequence ATGAATCGGGTTCTTGAGAAGTACATTAGAGCAGCTGATTATTTATCAGCTGCCCAGATTTATTTGCGTGATAATTTTCTACTTAAAGAGCCGCTCAAGCGAGAACATATAAAACCCCGCTTGCTTGGACACTGGGGTACTTGTCCAGGAATAAACTTCACCTACGCACATCTCAACCGGGCTATCATTGAGCATGATTTACAAATGATGTTTGTGCTTGGTCCGGGACATGGCTTTCCGGCTGTGCAAGCCAATCTTTTTTTGGAGGGTACATTATCTAAATATTATAGTGATATTACTAAGGACAGTAACGGCATTGCCGAAATAGTTGGTCGTTTTAGTTGGCCGTACGGTTTTCCGAGTCATAGTAATCCAGAAGCACCCGGGGTGATTCTTGAAGGTGGAGAACTCGGTTATTCATTGTCGACTTCTTATGGTGCTGTTTTAGATAACCCTGATTTAATTGTTGCCTGTTTGGTTGGTGACGGCGAGGCAGAGACAGGACCGATCGCTACCGCTTGGCATTTAAATAAACTAATTGACCCAGCGACAAATGGTGCAGTTTTGCCTATATTACATCTCAATGGGTATAAGATTTCTGGCCCTACTTTCTTTGGTCGAATGAATAATGAGGAATTGGAAGCGCTCTTTAGAGGTTATGGTTATGAACCACACTTTGTTGACGCTTATACCGATGAAGATGTTCATGAGACTATGAAAGATACTCTTGATAGAGCCGTATCAGCCATTCGTTTTACTCAGCATTGTGCCCGAGAAGGTAGTCTGCACGACAATCCCCGTTGGCCGATGATTATCCTTCGGACTCCAAAAGGGTGGCATAGTATTGCTCAGATTCGTGATAAAAAAATTGAAGACAATCACTATTCACACCAGGTTATTGCTGATGGTGCTCTCCATAATGAGGAGGAGTTTGAATTACTTGAAAACTGGCTTCGTTCCTATAACTTTAATGAGCTGTTTGATGGTGAAAAATTTGACTCAGATATTGAGTCCCTAATACCAAGATCTGATCGCAGGATGGGGGACAATAAGCATGCTTTTGGTGGTGATCCCTACTATCAGCCACTCAATCTTCCGCAACTGACAGATTATGCAGTAAGTGCTACCTGTAGTTTGGATGACCCGATTTGTGGAGAGGTTAGCAGTATGGAAAAAATTGGTGCCTACCTTAGAGATACGATGCGTAACAATGAAGCTAATCGTAATCTTAGATTATTTTCTCCCGACGAAACTTACTCCAACAAGTTACAAGCGGTTTTTGAATATACTAACCGTACTTTTGTATGGCCGCACAAAGATTGGGACAGAAACCTGTCCCGAGACGGGCGTGTTATGGAAATGTTGTCAGAACACAGCCTCCAAGGTCTGTTGCAAGGCTATGTTTTAACAGGTAGGCATGGTGTGTTTGCTTCTTATGAGGCTTTTATACAAATTGTTTCCAGTATGGCTGATCAGTACGCAAAATTCCTAAAGATTGCGCGCGAGGTATCGTGGCGAGGGACGATTTCGTCTCTCAATTACATACTGACTTCAACTGGCTGGCGACAAGAACACAACGGCTTCTCTCATCAAAACCCTGGTTTTATTGATGGAGTTTTGCAGCGACAAGGCTGTTTTACCAATGTCTACTTTCCAGCTGATGCCAACACGGCCTTAGCAACTTTTAGGCAAATGCTTCAGTCTACTAAGGAAATAAATGTTTTAGTTTGTGCTAAACGACCGTTACCAATCTGGAGAACGGTCGAAGAGGCGGAAAAAGATGTTAGGGAAGGTATATCAATCTGGGATTTTGCTAGCGATGATGATCCTCACGTTGTCTTGGCGGCGGCTGGTGATTATCCGACACAAGAGGTGTTGGCGGCGATCAGTATTGTTCGCCGAGAACTACCGGATCTTCGTATGCGCTTTGTAAGTATTACCTCGCTATCAGCACTGGGTATGGGTAACTCAGAGTGTCGTATCTTAGCTCATTCTTTTGAGGATTACTTTACGGAGGATAAACCAATCATAATCAACTTTCATGGTTACCCGCAAACAATGAAGCAGGTATTGTTTGATTATGGTTGTGACGCTGGTCGGGTACGAGTTCATGGTTATGAGGAGTCTGGTTCCACCACTACCGCTTTTGATATGATGGTTCGTAATCGGGTTGATCGCTTCCATTTAGCTATGGAAATATACGCGCAGGCAGCTCATCAGGAGGTGACTGATGAGGAGACAGCCAGGCGTTTGACAGACTCCCTTCATGATAAGTTGGCTGAACACCGTACATATATTATTGAACATGGTGATGATCCAATCGAAATAGCAAATTGGGTATGGCATTCACGTTAA